The proteins below are encoded in one region of Ostrea edulis chromosome 3, xbOstEdul1.1, whole genome shotgun sequence:
- the LOC125654801 gene encoding putative nuclease HARBI1 has product MAANIVHRRNFRERKDCLQQYSDRELIERFRLDSGGILFVESLIRDQISSGSRRNMALSSLQKVLTLRFLATGKMQLCNGDDMGVSQPTVSRAITVTLASLTSPLMISRFVQFPSSAAEIRRNQESFHAIAGFPGIVGAIDGTHIQIIAPHEYENEYVNRHNYHSINTQVVFDAKYRIIDVVAKWPGSTHDSRILNESGLRVLFENNHIPIHTHLLGDSGYPSKRWLLTPFLRPNQPSQLNYNRAHKKTRSVVERGIGQLKRRFHVLHGEIRLSPEKACQVILSCAILHNICKDRCIPCPQDHEDDGEDQQVNVHVPHIFNNNGNDGLRYRKQFAETHF; this is encoded by the exons ATGGCTGCCAACATAGTTCACAGAAGGaattttagagagagaaaagacTGTTTACAGCAGTACAGTGATCGTGAACTTATCGAACGTTTTCGGCTTGATTCAGGTGGAATCCTTTTTGTGGAATCACTTATTCGTGATCAAATATCTAGTGGCTCTCGGCGTAATATGGCATTATCCTCTCTTCAGAAAGTTCTTACTTTGAGGTTTCTAGCTACGGGCAAAATGCAGCTGTGCAACGGCGATGACATGGGTGTTTCTCAGCCAACTGTCTCACGGGCCATTACCGTAACACTGGCAAGCCTTACCTCCCCTCTTATGATCAGTCGGTTTGTACAATTTCCATCTAGCGCAGCAGAGATTAGAAGAAACCAAGAGTCTTTTCACGCAATCGCGGGCTTCCCAGGGATAGTAGGCGCCATCGATGGTACCCACATTCAAATAATTGCACCACacgaatatgaaaatgaatacgTCAATAGACATAACTACCACAGTATTAACACACAAGTTGTTTTTGATGCAAAATATAGAATCATTGATGTTGTTGCTAAATGGCCAGGCTCCACTCACGATTCCCGAATCCTTAACGAAAGTGGTTTGAGAGTCCTGTTCGAAAATAATCACATCCCCATTCACACACATTTGCTTGGCGACAGCGGATATCCCTCCAAACGTTGGTTATTGACTCCTTTTCTGAGACCAAACCAACCATCGCAGTTGAATTACAACAG AGCTCACAAGAAAACAAGATCTGTGGTGGAAAGGGGTATCGGACAACTGAAGAGGCGATTTCATGTACTACATGGTGAAATCCGCTTGTCACCTGAGAAGGCATGTCAGGTTATTTTGTCCTGTGCCATTTTGCATAACATTTGCAAAGATCGATGCATTCCATGCCCACAAGATCATGAAGATGATGGTGAAGATCAACaagttaatgtacatgtaccacacaTATTTAACAACAATGGCAATGATGGTCTGAGATACCGAAAACAGTTTGCAGAGACTCACTTTTGA
- the LOC125654879 gene encoding uncharacterized protein LOC125654879, which produces MESKQTKRKPNWNADETLALASLVEENKHILRGKLGPTLTSEMKHRTWQSIAERLAAMGVGPARTAVEVEKKCHNVFSKSKSEISDHRRVVAGTGGGPPPKPLSAVATTVCGVVGEDNACLSGIDGGIDSSLLQILNIGEGSQPVGINVFEGPPGMDPLILNSSPLVAAPVQEPSLPLTSMTTSLQASENRSSQPDLKRRIEELICRKLELEVQYMEND; this is translated from the exons ATGGAATCCAAGCAGACGAAAAGAAAGCCTAATTGGAATGCTGATGAAACGCTTGCCTTGGCTTCGTTAGTAGAAGAGAACAAGCATATCCTGAGGGGGAAATTAGGGCCCACTTTAACCTCCGAGATGAAGCACCGCACTTGGCAAAGTATTGCCGAAAGACTAGCCGCGATGGGGGTGGGTCCAGCTAGGACAGCGGTGGAAGTGGAGAAGAAGTGCCACAACGTCTTCTCCAAATCTAAATCTGAAATCTCAGATCACAGAAGAGTTGTGGCTGGGACAG gCGGGGGCCCACCACCAAAACCTCTCAGCGCAGTTGCCACAACAGTGTGTGGTGTGGTAGGAGAGGATAATGCTTGCCTCAGTGGGATTGATGGTGGGATTGACTCCTCTCTCTTGCAGATATTAAACATTGGAGAAGGGAGTCAACCAGT GGGAATCAATGTCTTTGAGGGACCTCCTGGTATGGACCCCCTCATTCTCAACTCTAGCCCTCTAGTCGCCGCACCTGTACAAGAGCCTTCACTACCATTAACATCCATGACTACAAGTTTGCAGGCCTCTGAAAATAGAAGCAGTCAGCCTGATTTGAAAAGGAgaatcgaggagctgatttgcAGGAAGTTGGAACTGGAAGTCCAGTATATGGAa AAtgactag